The sequence AAATCGGCCGTATCGCTCAGGAAGATCTGGCCCGACTGGGGCGTGAAAAGGATCGGCGTGTCCGTGACGCTTTGGCTGTCGTCGAATCTTTGCAGGACAAGTTGAAGGCAGAAGCGGTGTCCATGGCACAACAGCAGTCCATGGAAGAAGCTATGCGTTTGGCGGTTCGTGACTATGAACGACTGGTGAAAAACAGTAATTTGGAAATTCAGAGTGAGGAAAGACGCCTTATTCAATTCGTCATGCGACGAGCGGATTCCTTTTTACGGACCGTTGCTGCGGAAATGGGGTTTACCATGATTCTCACCGACCCGGAAATTATCGGGTATGTGGCTGACTCTATGGATTTGACAGATCGGGTTATTCGCGAACTCAATGCGACGATGTAACAGGGAAGAATCAATGCGAAAATTGACGATATTGGTGTTGGCTCTTGTGAGCCTGTGCTGTGTGACGGCGAATCAAGGGTACGCCTTTGGTGAAATTCGGTACACGGACCGCCCGTTGAATTTGCGGGATGCCCGTTCGCCCAAGGCGACTTGGGTGGGCAATTTGTATCCCGGACAAAAGGTGCGGATTGCGCATCTTCAGCATGGTTGGGTTGCCGTGTATGAACCGAATGCGGCAGATGGAAGCGAAGGGGCCGCTATCGGGTATTCCAATGTTAAATATCTGCGGAAAACGCGGACGCGATATGAACCCAAGGACCTGGGCGAGTTGGTGTATACGGATCGGACCTTGAATGTTCGGGTTGAACCCAAAATATCCAGCAGGAAAGTCACGACACTCAAACCCGGGACACATGTTCGTATCGATTTCCCGGAGGATGAGTGGATACGCGTTTTTCCGGCTGATGCAACGATTCGCTCCAATTTGAATGGTCTCGGCTACAGCAGTGCCAAATATTTCAAGCCGGCCACCAAGCAGTCGTTGGCTTCGGCCGTGCCATCCATTGCTGAAGATGATGCGGTGGTGGTCATGCACAATTCTTCGGCAGGAGATTCGC is a genomic window of Pseudodesulfovibrio sp. JC047 containing:
- a CDS encoding OmpH family outer membrane protein — protein: MKILKVFVAVLGLSLLVCGAALAQTSKVGFVNPQRIINESKIGRIAQEDLARLGREKDRRVRDALAVVESLQDKLKAEAVSMAQQQSMEEAMRLAVRDYERLVKNSNLEIQSEERRLIQFVMRRADSFLRTVAAEMGFTMILTDPEIIGYVADSMDLTDRVIRELNATM